The nucleotide sequence CTTCGAGGTTCGCTTCGAGGCGGTCGGCAATCTTGTTGAGCACAATGGCGCGCTGGGCGGCCGGCGTGCGCCCCCATCCCGGCGCGGCGGCGTGCGCCGCATCGAGCGCGAGCTCCACATCTTCGGCGCTCGAGCGCGCCACCTCGCACAGATGCTGCCCGGTAATGGGCGTGGTGTTTGAGAAGTACTGGCCGCGCACCGGCGCGACATACCGCCCGTTGATCCAGTTCTCGTAGCGGGCCTTGATAGGGATCGTGATGGCGTACGAGCGCGCACCATCGGGGAGCGTGGCGGAGCCGGATTCCGGGGGGAGCGTGGCGGACATGACGAGACCTCGTGGGTGGGGGCGGCCCATGCCTGCAGGAGTCAGGCGGGAGGGGCCAGGTGGGAGGCGCGGCACAGCAGGGAGGCAGGAGGCGACATGGGGGCGGGGCCGGCGGACCGGCCGGCCCCGCCCTGTTCACGCGGTGTCGAAAGACGGTGCGTGATTTCCCATGTGCCGGTGCGCCTACCAAAGGCATCGCGCGTACCAATGGGTCAGAGTCGTTGAAATGCGTTGCCCTGTAATGGTTTCCGACGCCCGCGCGGAAACTTCTGCCGTGCCGAGGCGCGACAGGCGTCGCGCGACATTTGTCGCATCGGTGTCCGGTATCTCCCCGATGGCGCGACAGCGGTCCGTCCCGAACATTGCGCCCATGGCCGCTCTCCCACCCAGCGGCGACGGGGTCCCCGCCCCACCGTCTCCCCCGCCGCCGTTCGATCGCGACGCTCAACGCCTTACGGCGCAGGAGTGGGAGCTGGCCGTGACCGGGGGCCTCACCCCCGAGCGCGTCCGGTCGGTGGTCCGCCGCTCGTGGCATCGGTCGCAGGAGGCGGCCGTTCGCCCTGATCTGCGGGTGGCCCCGATGGTACTCGAGAGCGACGATCTGTTCTCAACACGCCAGCGACTCGATTGGCTGCCGATGGCCGCACGCGCGGTCACGCAGCTGCATGGCAGCTACGGGGTGGGCCATGTGCTCACCATGTTCGACGCCGATGGCCGCATGGTGCACGCTGACGGCGATCCGCGCGCGCCGGATGGCCTGGCCGAGATCAACTTCCGCCCGGGTGGCTGCTGGCACGAAGCGATGGTGGGCACCAATGGGCCGGGCACCGCGCTCGCGACACGCGCGCCGGTGCACATCGTGGGCGCCGAACATTTCTGCGAAAACTGGCAGCAGTGGCCCTGCGCCGCGGTGCCATTGCGCGATCAGGTCACCGGGCGCGTGCTGGGTGCGCTCGATATCTCGGGGCCGCGCGATGTGGCCCATCCGCACACGCTCGATCTGATCGTGGCGCTGGGCGTCGCGGTGGAGCAGATGCTCGCGGCGCGCGATGTGGAGCGGCGCTATCTCGTGGTGCACAAACTGCTCGAGCTGTCGTCGCGCCACGCGGGTGATGGCTTCGTGGCCATCGACCGCGCGGGGACGGTGCTCTTTGCGCAGGGGAACGTGCCCGAGGTGATCAAGGCGCAGGGGCTGCTGCCGGATTCCTTCCGTCGCCTGGTGGTGCATGTCATGCAGGCGACGCGTGACCCATGGCCCGTTGAGCTTGGCGCCCGCGATCTGAGCGACCCGCTCGCGCGCGCCGCGACGGCCCAGGTGGTGTGTGATGGGATCACGCCGATCGGTGCGGTGGTGCGCTTCTCGCGCACGGCCAGCGAGATGGGCTCGCGCCGGGAGCTGGTGCGCGGCGTGGCGCGCGACGTGGCGCGCGATCTGCTGCGTGAGTCGCGCGCGGAACCAACGCCGACCGCGGTGCGCGATGGAGCGCAGACGCGCTATGCCTTTGCCGACCTCGTGGGGAACAGCGCAGCGCTGGCGGCCGCGAGCCGTGTCGCCGAGATCGCGGCGAGCAACGCCCTCCCGGTGTTCATCACCGGCGAAAGCGGTACCGGCAAGGAGCTGTTTGCTCAGGCGATTCACGGGGCGAGTGCGCGGCGTGCGCTGCCGTTTGTGGCCGTGAACTGTGCCGCCTTGCCGCGTGACCTGCTGGAGGCGGAACTCTTCGGCTATGTCGGTGGCGCCTTCTCCGGCGCGCGCCGCGAAGGCCATGCGGGATACGTGGTGGCCGCCGAGGGCGGCACACTGTTTCTCGACGAGATCGCCGAGCTCACGCCGGCGGCGCAGGCGGCGCTGTTGCGTGTGCTGCAGGAGGGCGAAGTCACGGCGGTCGGGAGCACGCAGCGACGGCGGGTGAATGTGCGCGTCATCGCGGCGACCAACCGCCCCATCGCGGCGTCACTCGCCGACGGCTCGCTGCGCGAGGATCTGTTCTATCGCCTCGACGTCCTGCGTCTCGAGCTGCCGCCGCTGCGCGAACGCGCCGGCGACGTGGCGTTGCTTGCGCGCAGCTTCGTGGCCGCCACCTGCGTGGCGCTTGGCAAACCGCCGTGCACGCTGCTCCCGGATGCCGTCGCCGCGCTCTCGGCGTATCACTGGCCGGGGAATGTGCGCGAACTGGAGAACGTGCTCCGCCGCGCGGTGGCGATGGCGCCGGGCCTCTCGCTCAGTGCGGCCGACCTGCCGGAGCATGTGCGCCGTGCCGCGCGGCCGGCCGAGCGGCGACCGGAGCCGCCCCGCGATGCGCCGGTGGACGCCGAGCGCGAACGCACGCTCATGGCGGTACGCACCGCGCGCACCATGCTCGAGGCGGCGCGCACACTCGGCATCACGCGCAGTACGCTCTATCGCCGTCTCGAGCGCTACGGCGTGCGCGGGGAGTGGGTGGTGCGGGAGTAAGGTACGCTCTCTCCGCTCCCCCGTGACCCCGACGAGCTGTTCAGAAAAGCTCGTCGGGGATTCGGGGGAACGGGGACGATCGAGCGGCGGCCGCTTACGGCAGGTTATCGCAGAACGCCTGCCAATCCTGCCGGTTCGTCGTCGCCGCGCGGACGGCGTAGGCAATCACCTCGCCCTCCCAGTCGTCGCGCTGGGCGAACTGCTGCAGCGCATCGCCGCCGCTGGCGCCGTACCAGCCGCTGGCGCGCAGCTGCCCCCAGGCGAGCAGTTGCGCCATCTGCTCGAGGAGCTTGCGCACGGCGCGCGGGCGGGCCATCGCGACGTCCAACCGCACGCGATCTTCACTGGGCTGGAGTTCGCGCAGCACGAGCGCCTTCTCGCCGAACGGCACCACATGATGCAGCGCCGGCGGCGCCGCCTGCATGAGGCGTTGCACGGTGACGACGCGGGTGGCCTCGTTGGGCCATTCCGGTTGCACCGGCGCATGCATCACCGCGGGCGACGGCGCGGGGATCTTCGCATCGAGCAGCGCGAAGCGCGCATCCGGCACCGCGTGCTCCACCAGCAGCACCCACCGCGGGACGCCCAGACTGCCGTTACCGGCAATGCGGCGCGCGACATCGTGCACCACCAGATCGGGCGCCGTGGCCGCGAGCGCCTCCTGGACGGCCGCGGCCACGCGTGCCCGTTCTTCGTCGGGGGCCGGCAACGCGTGTACGCCACGCACCCGCAGTTGGCGCTTGGCCAGACGTGCGCGCGTCTCGAGAAACTCGCGACGTGAGCGTTCCCGCAGATTGCGCAGCAGGTCGCGCACGAGACCCGTCGCGATCCCCCGCTCAATCCACCACGCCTTCCCCTCGGCCAGCGTGGCGCGATAGGTCGCCAGCAGGTGTGCGGCCATCGCGCGGCCATCGAACCCGCCCGCCACCTGCTCGGTGTGCAGATCGGCGGCGACCAGCACGCTGGTGCAGAGGCGCGTGATATCGAGCAGCACGGGCGCGAGGACCGCGTCGTCAAAATCGGTGAGATCGAAGTACGTCAACCGATTGCCGCCGCGGAATGAGCCCACATTCTCGGCGTGCAGATCGCCGCACTGCCAGGCGAGTGGTCCCTTCTTGAGCAGGCCGGCCCCAAGCGCCCAGTCTTCCTGGAAGAGCACGTTGGTGCCGCGCAGAAAGGCGAACGGATCGCGCCGCATGCGCGCGAGCTTGCGCTGCACCCGCTCGGGGTCGCGGGTGGCGTGGAACGCCTGCAGCCGCTTGAGACGGGGGCCCATGCTCGCCATGCGCTAGCCGAGCAGCAGTTCGAGTTCGGCGCGCCCGATCCCCGTGAGCCCACCCTTGTCTTCGGTCAGGATGGCGTCGGCGAGCGCGCGCTTGCTCGCCTGCAGTTCGAGAATCTTCGATTCGATGGTGTCACGCGCCACCACACGCGTGGCCATGACCTGCTGCGTCTGGCCAATGCGATGCGCGCGGTCGATGGCCTGTGCTTCAACGGCCGGGTTCCACCACGGATCGAGCAGATACACGTACTCGGCGGCGGTGAGATTGAGCCCGTGCCCACCGGCCTTGAGCGAGATGAGGAACACCGGCGGCCCGTCGGTGCTCTGGAAGCGCTCGACGCGTGCCTGCCGATCGCGGGTGCGCCCGTCGAGATACTCGTAGCCGATCTTCTCGGCGTCGAGCCGCTCGCGCAGCAGGCTCAGGAAGCTCGTGAACTGCGAGAAGACGAGAATCTTGTGCCCTTCGCTCACGACTTCCTGAATGGCGGGCACGACCGCATCGAGCTTCGCGCTCGGCAGGCCGAACTTGCCGCTCTCCACCAGCGCCGGATGACACGCCGCCTGGCGCAGGCGCAGGAGCGCCTCGAGAATGTGCAGCCGCGCCTTGCCGATGCCGTTCTTGTCGACTTCGGCCATGACGCTCGAGAGATACTGCCGCCGCAGCATCTCGTAGTACGCGCGCTGCTTGGGTTCGAGCTCCACCTCGAGGGTCTGCTCGATGCGCTGCGGAAGCTCCGGGGCCACCATCGCCTTGGTGCGGCGCAGAATCACCGGGCGCAGCGCCCGCGCGAGCACGGCATCGGCGTCGCGCACTGGCTCACCGTCCACGGCTTCGGCGCCGCGCACGATGGTGCTGAAGCGCGTGGCCGCGCCGAGCATGCCGGGGTTGAGGAACTCGAAGAGGCTCCAGAGTTCCTCGATGCGATTCTCGATGGGCGTGCCGGAGAGGGCGAGCCGATGGTGGGCGCGCAGCAGGCGCGCCGCCTTCGCGGTGGCGGTGCTGGCGTTCTTGATCGCCTGCGCCTCGTCGAGCACGACGTAGTCGAACTCGCGCGCGCCGAGCTGCTGGATATCGCGCCGCAGCGTGCCGTAGGTCGTGATGACCACGTCGGCGGTCTCGGCGTCGAGCGCGCTCACTTCGCGATCGGCGCCACTCAAGTCCAGCATGCGGAGCTGCGGCACAAACCGCTCGGCTTCGCGCTTCCAGTTGAAGACGAGCGAGCGCGGGACGACAAGCAGCGACAGGCCACGCTTCTCGACGCGCCGCTCTTCGAGCAGCGCGAGCACCTGAATCGTCTTGCCGAGGCCCATGTCGTCGGCGAGACAGCCACCCAGGCCGAAGCGCCGCAGGAAGTCGAACCAGCCGAGGCCTTCCTTCTGGTAGTGCCGCAGCTCGCCGACAAAGCCGGAGGGTGCTTCGGGTGTGCCGATACCGGTGAACGCACGCAGCTGAGCGCGGGCCTGCGCGAGCTGCTCGTCCACATCGACCTGCGGGATCTGCTCGAGCAGGGCATCCAGCAGCAGCAGCTGCGCGCGTCCGAAACGCACCTTGTCGCGCGTGCGGTCGCCCAACGCCATGAGCATGCGGAGCCGCGAGAGCGCATCGGCGGGAATCAGCCCAACAGCGCCATCGCCCAGATCGATGAGTTCTTCCTGTCGTTGCACCGCATCGAACAGCGCCGGCAGCCCCACGACATGCGGGCCGAAGTTCACACTGCCCGTGAGATCGAACGCATTGGCTTCGGTGCGAATGCGCACGGCGAGCGGATCGGCGGCAAAGAAGGTGCGGCCATCGAGCTGCACTTCCCACCCGTCGGCGGCGAGGGCGCCGGCGAGATCGGCCACATGCGTGGGCGGCACGAGGAACGCATCGCGGCTTTTGCGCGCCATCCAGTCTTCGCGGGCGCCCAGCCCCAGCAACCGCGCGCGGGCCGATCGCTCGAACATCGTGTTGCGCCGGTAGAGCACACTCGCGGTGCGATCAAAGCAGGTCGGCGCGCGCGAGCTCGGCTCCACCACGGCATGGCCGTAGCGGAAGCGCAGCACGAGTGCCGCCGGTGCCTGGCGCCAGCCGCCCATCTCGCGGCTGATCTGCAGGACCGGGACCGGCGTGATGTCCACCGAATCGAGCTCATCGCCTTTGGGCAACGAGATCGGCGGCACCTTGGGGAGTCGGTGGAACTGCTCCAGGAAGCTCGACGGATCGGCGCCGAGCGACAGCGAGCCGGTGCCGCGCATCGCCATGGCGAGCGGCCAGGCGCCGGCGTGTTCGCAGCGCGCGAGCGACAGGGGGCCGGTGCCGTTGCTCGAGGAATCGGCGATCAGCACGAGACCGGAACCATGCAGCCACTTCACCTGATCGAAGTACACCGTGGCGCGGTCGCGCGTGAGGGTACCGCTGAGCGAGTACGTCGCATCGACTTCCATCTCGACGCGGAGCT is from Gemmatimonadaceae bacterium and encodes:
- a CDS encoding sigma-54-dependent Fis family transcriptional regulator, producing the protein MAALPPSGDGVPAPPSPPPPFDRDAQRLTAQEWELAVTGGLTPERVRSVVRRSWHRSQEAAVRPDLRVAPMVLESDDLFSTRQRLDWLPMAARAVTQLHGSYGVGHVLTMFDADGRMVHADGDPRAPDGLAEINFRPGGCWHEAMVGTNGPGTALATRAPVHIVGAEHFCENWQQWPCAAVPLRDQVTGRVLGALDISGPRDVAHPHTLDLIVALGVAVEQMLAARDVERRYLVVHKLLELSSRHAGDGFVAIDRAGTVLFAQGNVPEVIKAQGLLPDSFRRLVVHVMQATRDPWPVELGARDLSDPLARAATAQVVCDGITPIGAVVRFSRTASEMGSRRELVRGVARDVARDLLRESRAEPTPTAVRDGAQTRYAFADLVGNSAALAAASRVAEIAASNALPVFITGESGTGKELFAQAIHGASARRALPFVAVNCAALPRDLLEAELFGYVGGAFSGARREGHAGYVVAAEGGTLFLDEIAELTPAAQAALLRVLQEGEVTAVGSTQRRRVNVRVIAATNRPIAASLADGSLREDLFYRLDVLRLELPPLRERAGDVALLARSFVAATCVALGKPPCTLLPDAVAALSAYHWPGNVRELENVLRRAVAMAPGLSLSAADLPEHVRRAARPAERRPEPPRDAPVDAERERTLMAVRTARTMLEAARTLGITRSTLYRRLERYGVRGEWVVRE
- a CDS encoding DUF2252 domain-containing protein; this encodes MGPRLKRLQAFHATRDPERVQRKLARMRRDPFAFLRGTNVLFQEDWALGAGLLKKGPLAWQCGDLHAENVGSFRGGNRLTYFDLTDFDDAVLAPVLLDITRLCTSVLVAADLHTEQVAGGFDGRAMAAHLLATYRATLAEGKAWWIERGIATGLVRDLLRNLRERSRREFLETRARLAKRQLRVRGVHALPAPDEERARVAAAVQEALAATAPDLVVHDVARRIAGNGSLGVPRWVLLVEHAVPDARFALLDAKIPAPSPAVMHAPVQPEWPNEATRVVTVQRLMQAAPPALHHVVPFGEKALVLRELQPSEDRVRLDVAMARPRAVRKLLEQMAQLLAWGQLRASGWYGASGGDALQQFAQRDDWEGEVIAYAVRAATTNRQDWQAFCDNLP
- a CDS encoding DEAD/DEAH box helicase, which translates into the protein MRRFELDVQGRGEAFANADAIQLRETSTELLDGTVQGKTGSYEVRVHAIPGLLRLRCSCPHATEHGTCKHLWALLRFADREKLLQPLLDTAGVIARFGFEQGGGDAEQEETGPAWQQPLREMQWQLQLADPPGTARAATGLPSDRRLLYLVDLDASARAEALKVEVGTERKDRDGTWGDVRRYHFSAAAWFNAPDAIDRQIAEMLIGAHEEEGITGMPAGGFAIRPRAFGTTLRMICETGRARVRSSDRAIDGRLVKWDDGAPWKLQLRVEMEVDATYSLSGTLTRDRATVYFDQVKWLHGSGLVLIADSSSNGTGPLSLARCEHAGAWPLAMAMRGTGSLSLGADPSSFLEQFHRLPKVPPISLPKGDELDSVDITPVPVLQISREMGGWRQAPAALVLRFRYGHAVVEPSSRAPTCFDRTASVLYRRNTMFERSARARLLGLGAREDWMARKSRDAFLVPPTHVADLAGALAADGWEVQLDGRTFFAADPLAVRIRTEANAFDLTGSVNFGPHVVGLPALFDAVQRQEELIDLGDGAVGLIPADALSRLRMLMALGDRTRDKVRFGRAQLLLLDALLEQIPQVDVDEQLAQARAQLRAFTGIGTPEAPSGFVGELRHYQKEGLGWFDFLRRFGLGGCLADDMGLGKTIQVLALLEERRVEKRGLSLLVVPRSLVFNWKREAERFVPQLRMLDLSGADREVSALDAETADVVITTYGTLRRDIQQLGAREFDYVVLDEAQAIKNASTATAKAARLLRAHHRLALSGTPIENRIEELWSLFEFLNPGMLGAATRFSTIVRGAEAVDGEPVRDADAVLARALRPVILRRTKAMVAPELPQRIEQTLEVELEPKQRAYYEMLRRQYLSSVMAEVDKNGIGKARLHILEALLRLRQAACHPALVESGKFGLPSAKLDAVVPAIQEVVSEGHKILVFSQFTSFLSLLRERLDAEKIGYEYLDGRTRDRQARVERFQSTDGPPVFLISLKAGGHGLNLTAAEYVYLLDPWWNPAVEAQAIDRAHRIGQTQQVMATRVVARDTIESKILELQASKRALADAILTEDKGGLTGIGRAELELLLG